A single genomic interval of Stieleria maiorica harbors:
- the mgtE gene encoding magnesium transporter has protein sequence MVNPLLLPELREMLAENNTAELVEFCTALNPGRTAEFMEGLDDVDLWSVLQYADLDRRAEIFSYFEDQRQVELLRTQEPREVAALVDRIASDDRVDLIQQLPPARVQSILPLLPVEDRRDILRLCSYEEGTAGALMTSEVAMLAESLTVSDALEALGKQASELETIYYLYVVDHDNLLRGIVSTRQLVSSLSRPHRTLGEMMETDVIVAEVDEDQESVAEKVERFNLLAIPVVDSGRQLLGIITHDDVIDVVREELTEDAHRIAAVEPLEEDYLRIGLLNLSWKRGIWLIILFFAALLTAFALEHYHAELQDYIWLVSFIPLIISAGGNSGSQSATLVITALTSGHLELGDWRTVIRREVVVSCVLGVFLSTIGYSVAIFMAPTPFAALVIPMTLLAVIIVGCFFGAALPLIFQKLGLDPAMMSNPFVAGIVDILGIVIYINIARVML, from the coding sequence ATGGTCAACCCTCTCCTACTGCCAGAACTTCGAGAGATGTTGGCCGAAAACAATACGGCCGAACTGGTCGAATTCTGCACGGCCCTCAATCCCGGGCGAACCGCGGAGTTCATGGAGGGGTTGGACGATGTCGATCTGTGGTCGGTGCTGCAGTACGCCGACCTGGATCGACGCGCGGAGATTTTTTCGTATTTCGAGGACCAGCGGCAAGTCGAATTGCTGCGGACCCAGGAACCGCGCGAAGTCGCCGCGCTGGTGGACCGGATCGCGTCGGACGATCGAGTCGACTTGATCCAGCAACTGCCGCCGGCGCGGGTCCAGTCGATCCTGCCGCTGTTGCCGGTCGAGGACCGCCGCGACATCTTGCGTCTGTGTTCCTACGAAGAAGGGACCGCGGGCGCGTTGATGACGTCCGAGGTCGCGATGCTGGCCGAATCGCTGACAGTGTCCGACGCGTTGGAGGCACTGGGCAAACAAGCCAGCGAATTGGAAACGATCTACTACCTGTACGTCGTCGACCATGACAACCTGCTGCGGGGCATCGTTTCGACGCGGCAACTCGTGTCATCCCTTTCTCGGCCGCATCGGACGCTGGGCGAGATGATGGAGACCGATGTGATCGTCGCCGAAGTGGACGAGGACCAGGAATCGGTCGCCGAAAAGGTCGAACGGTTCAACTTGCTGGCTATCCCGGTCGTCGACTCGGGCCGTCAGTTGCTGGGCATCATCACGCACGACGACGTGATCGACGTCGTCCGCGAAGAATTGACCGAAGACGCCCACCGGATCGCGGCGGTCGAACCGCTGGAAGAAGATTACCTGCGGATCGGGCTGTTGAACCTGTCCTGGAAACGCGGGATCTGGCTGATCATCCTGTTCTTCGCCGCGTTGCTGACCGCGTTCGCCCTGGAGCATTATCACGCCGAGCTGCAAGATTACATCTGGCTGGTCTCGTTCATCCCGTTGATCATCAGCGCCGGCGGCAATTCGGGCAGCCAATCGGCGACGCTGGTGATCACCGCGCTGACCAGCGGCCACCTGGAACTGGGCGACTGGCGCACCGTGATCCGCCGCGAGGTCGTCGTGTCCTGCGTGCTGGGCGTCTTTCTTTCGACGATCGGATACTCCGTCGCCATCTTCATGGCTCCCACGCCGTTCGCCGCGCTGGTGATCCCGATGACGTTGCTGGCGGTGATCATCGTCGGCTGTTTCTTCGGTGCCGCATTGCCGCTGATCTTCCAAAAACTCGGGCTCGACCCGGCCATGATGAGCAACCCCTTCGTCGCCGGCATCGTCGACATTCTGGGCATCGTGATCTACATCAACATCGCCCGCGTCATGCTCTAG
- the efp gene encoding elongation factor P, which produces MATYNTSDFRKGLKVQIDGEPYLMTDMQFVKPGKGNALYKCKLKNLIRGTTLDRTYKGGDSLEAADVQTTDVSFLYRQGEDYVFMHQETFEQYEVPDKVAGDIWKYLKDGMVCTMTTYNSNPIIVEPPTMVELEVTDCAPGAKGDTATNVTKPATVETGAEFIVPGFIKTGNVIKVDTRTGEYSERVSN; this is translated from the coding sequence ATGGCAACTTACAACACCAGCGATTTCCGAAAAGGGCTGAAAGTCCAAATCGATGGAGAACCTTACCTGATGACGGACATGCAGTTCGTCAAGCCGGGGAAAGGAAACGCTCTCTACAAATGCAAACTGAAGAATTTGATTCGGGGAACCACGCTGGACCGAACCTACAAGGGTGGCGATTCACTGGAAGCCGCAGACGTTCAAACGACCGACGTCTCGTTCCTGTATCGCCAAGGCGAAGATTACGTGTTCATGCACCAGGAAACCTTCGAGCAGTACGAAGTGCCTGACAAGGTCGCCGGAGACATCTGGAAGTACCTCAAAGACGGCATGGTCTGCACGATGACCACGTACAACTCCAACCCGATCATCGTCGAACCGCCCACGATGGTCGAACTGGAAGTGACCGACTGTGCCCCCGGTGCCAAAGGTGACACGGCGACCAACGTCACCAAACCGGCCACAGTCGAAACCGGAGCGGAATTCATCGTCCCCGGATTTATCAAGACCGGCAACGTGATCAAAGTCGACACGCGGACGGGCGAGTACAGCGAACGCGTCAGCAACTAG
- the epmB gene encoding EF-P beta-lysylation protein EpmB: protein MSPPDCSSTAPPRRNGARFSTPNGPVGWQTAMKRAIRSQAQLRQWLGLDPDPRADQAEAFATFVPLELASRITPGDSEDPILRQVLTTSEELTDRPGFVSDPVGDLQAQRGGGLLHKYDGRALIVTHGACAVHCRYCFRREFPYSESGSRTLSWAPALRYIQDHEEIHEVLLSGGDPLTLTDGVLSDLIGRIEAIEHVRRLRIHTRLPIAIPQRVTAELAERLDRSRLAVWVVVHSNHAQEIDQHVVAAFERMRRAGMSVLNQAVLLAGVNDSAEALTELSLKLVDSGVLPYYLHQLDRVRGASHFWVDIQRGKQILRQMRGSLPGYAVPKYVIEQAGENSKTPIA from the coding sequence ATGTCGCCCCCTGATTGCTCGTCGACCGCACCGCCGCGGAGAAACGGTGCCCGTTTCTCCACCCCCAACGGCCCAGTCGGTTGGCAGACGGCGATGAAGCGAGCGATCCGTTCCCAGGCCCAGTTGCGCCAGTGGCTGGGATTGGACCCGGACCCGCGGGCGGACCAGGCGGAGGCGTTTGCGACCTTTGTGCCCCTCGAACTTGCGTCGCGGATCACCCCCGGCGATTCCGAGGATCCGATCCTGCGTCAGGTGCTGACCACGTCCGAGGAACTGACCGATCGCCCCGGATTTGTCTCCGATCCCGTCGGCGATTTGCAAGCCCAGCGTGGCGGCGGGTTGTTGCACAAGTACGACGGGCGTGCATTGATCGTCACCCACGGGGCCTGTGCGGTGCATTGTCGCTACTGTTTTCGACGCGAATTTCCGTATTCCGAAAGCGGATCGCGGACTCTGTCGTGGGCGCCGGCGCTGCGTTACATCCAGGACCACGAGGAGATCCACGAAGTCCTGCTCAGCGGTGGCGACCCGCTGACGTTGACCGACGGTGTTCTGTCGGACTTGATCGGCCGGATCGAAGCGATCGAACACGTCCGCCGACTGCGGATTCACACCCGGCTGCCGATCGCGATTCCCCAACGCGTCACCGCGGAACTTGCCGAACGACTCGATCGGTCGCGGTTGGCCGTCTGGGTGGTCGTGCATAGCAATCACGCCCAGGAGATCGATCAGCACGTCGTCGCGGCGTTTGAGCGGATGAGGCGAGCGGGAATGTCGGTGTTGAACCAGGCCGTTTTGTTGGCCGGAGTGAACGACTCCGCCGAGGCGCTGACCGAGCTGTCGCTGAAATTGGTTGATTCGGGCGTGCTGCCCTACTATCTGCATCAACTCGATCGCGTCCGCGGTGCCAGCCACTTTTGGGTGGACATCCAGCGGGGCAAACAGATCCTGCGGCAGATGCGCGGGTCGCTGCCCGGCTATGCCGTCCCCAAATACGTGATCGAGCAAGCCGGCGAAAACAGCAAGACGCCGATCGCGTAG